A region from the Corticium candelabrum chromosome 14, ooCorCand1.1, whole genome shotgun sequence genome encodes:
- the LOC134190133 gene encoding multifunctional protein ADE2-like, with product MADKVKLNEGKTKIIYQLPDSSPDSANGKNVLIKSKDRISAGDGARANDMEGKAAISTATNCTVFELLNDCGVKTHFVKKYSDTEFIAQKCDMIPIEFVTRRIATGSFLRRNKGVKEGYRFFPPLAEYFFKDDENHDPQWSYEQLVEAKLSMGGITIGPREIEIIGYTTRCVFEILEHAWAALDCSLVDMKIEYGVNAAGEILLADIIDNDSWRLWQSGQRSLQKDKQIYRDLKEVTPDALAKIKKSFEWVAEHAKLLSPSIEGQVVILMGSLRDESHSAEIASILKKLGVPVEQHVCSAHKGSAGTLKIVAKAEGTGIPTVFIAVAGRSNGLGPVVSGNTNSPVINCPPPSSQWASHDIWSSLRLPSGLGCTTVLSADTAAISAAQILAINNPVLWGKLRARQANTRIALVKEDADLQSLKA from the exons ATGGCTG ACAAGGTCAAACTAAACGAGGGCAAGACAAAGATAATCTATCAATTACCAGACTCTTCTCCCGACTCAGCAAACGGTAAAAACGTGTTAATCAAATCGAAGGATCGTATCAGTGCGGGTGATGGTGCTCGAGCCAATGACATGGAGGGCAAAGCTGCCATCAGCACAGCCACGAATTGCACTGTCTTTGAGCTATTGAATGACTGCGGAGTGAAGACGCACTTTGTCAAGAAGTATTCGGACACCGAGTTTATTGCACAGAAGTGTGACATGATCCCGATCGAATTTGTAACTCGACGAATTGCGACCGGCTCCTTTTTACGACGTAACAA AGGTGTCAAAGAAGGCTACCGATTTTTTCCACCACTGGCTGAGTATTTCTTCAAGGACGACGAGAATCACGATCCTCAGTGGTCGTACGAGCAGCTGGTCGAAGCAAAGCTGAGCATGGGTGGCATCACAATCGGTCCCAGGGAAATCGAAATCATAGGTTACACAACACGCTGcgtgtttgaaattttggagcATGCGTGGGCCGCTTTGGATTGCTCGCTGGTAGACATGAAGATTGAGTATGGAGTGAATGCTGCCGGTGAGATCCTCCTCGCTGACATCATCGACAACGACTCGTGGCGCTTGTGGCAGTCTGGACAGAGGAGCTTACAGAAGGACAAGCAGATCTATCGCGATCTCAAGGAAGTTACGCCTGACGCTTTGGCCAAAATCAAGAAAAGCTTTGAGTGGGTTGCCGAGCATGCTAAGCTGCTGAGTCCATCGATAGAAGGTCAGGTTGTGATTCTGATGGGTTCGTTGAGAGACGAGTCGCATTCGGCCGAGATTGCTAGCATTTTGAAGAAGCTTGGTGTGCCCGTTGAGCAGCACGTTTGCTCTGCACATAAAGGGTCTGCCGGTACTCTGAAAATTGTTGCCAAAGCAGAAGGGACGGGTATTCCGACCGTCTTTATTGCTGTTGCTGGTCGAAGCAACGGTCTCGGTCCGGTTGTGTCGGGTAACACCAACAGTCCTGTGATCAACTGCCCTCCGCCGTCATCACAATGGGCGTCGCATGATATCTGGTCATCTTTGCGCTTGCCGTCTGGATTGGGCTGCACTACAGTGCTGTCTGCGGACACGGCGGCCATCAGTGCTGCACAGATCTTGGCCATTAATAACCCAGTGCTGTGGGGCAAACTTCGCGCTCGTCAAGCTAATACAAGGATTGCTCTGGTGAAGGAGGATGCCGATCTCCAGTCACTGAAAGCTTGA
- the LOC134189539 gene encoding amidophosphoribosyltransferase-like, translating to MSGGLRHECGVLAVVLTESGSSSADLASTIFTGLLALQHRGQESAGLAISDGTKIYSHKGMGLVTNAIQKRDLMELLQKPCSMGIGHTRYSTKGTSDLQHTQPLVVDTVHGNLAIAHNGELVNAASLRRQVLKNGVGLSTETDSELITQCLSMPPVDGEPNGANWPARIRGFMDMSETAYSMVVMTGSTVYAVRDPIGNRPLCIGNLLPTAAFDHAESPLLKRRRICSNFSHDGCDSSVSMSNSPDSPPAAKLGECLSSESNSLGWVVSSESCAFHSIGAELCREVLPGEIVEVTSQGIKSCGIVKSKPGSLAPALCIFEYVYFARSDSFLEGRMIYNVRRQCGKQLAIEAPVEAELVSTVPESATPAAMGYAQQMGIPYVEVLTKSRYSGRTFIQPDDRARQLGVLRKFGPLTENFFGKRVVLVDDSIVRGNTIRPIISLLKSRGAREVHIRVASPPLKFPCYMGINIPTKDELIANHMEPSDLCRYLSADSLVYLSHEGLVSAVQKKLSKDQPSGVGHCSACLTGKYPVELQF from the exons ATGTCAGGCGGTCTGCGTCACGAGTGCGGTGTGCTCGCTGTTGTGCTAACTGAGAGCGGTAGCAGCTCCGCTGACTTAGCATCTACCATCTTCACGGGACTGCTGGCACTGCAGCATCG TGGACAAGAGAGTGCTGGCTTGGCGATTAGCGATGGCACGAAAATCTACAGTCACAAGGGCATGGGGTTGGTGACTAATGCTATCCAGAAACGTGATCTTATGGAACTATTGCAAAAACCATGCAGCATGGGCATCGGACACACTCGATACTCAACTAAGGGCACGTCTGATCTCCAGCACACCCAACCGCTTGTTGTCGACACCGTGCATGGAAACCTAGCCATCGCTCATAATGGAGAGTTGGTCAATGCTGCTTCTCTTCGCCGGCAGGTATTAAAGAACGGCGTTGGTCTATCTACTGAAACAGACAGTGAACTGATTACTCAGTGTTTGAGTATGCCGCCGGTAGATGGTGAGCCCAACGGGGCAAATTGGCCTGCAAGGATAAGAGGATTCATGGACATGTCCGAAACGGCATATTCAATGGTCGTCATGACTGGCTCAACTGTATATGCCGTTCGGGACCCTATTGGGAATCGGCCTCTCTGCATTGGGAATCTCCTTCCTACTGCCGCATTCGACCACGCAGAGTCACCACTCCTCAAGCGGCGACGAATTTGCTCTAATTTCTCACACGACGGTTGTGATAGTAGTGTCTCGATGAGTAATAGTCCTGACAGTCCACCGGCAGCTAAGTTGGGTGAATGTTTGTCAAGTGAATCAAACAGTCTCGGATGGGTTGTATCGTCAGAATCGTGTGCGTTTCACAGCATCGGAGCTGAACTGTGTCGCGAAGTCTTACCAGGAGAAATCGTCGAAGTCACATCTCAAGGAATAAAATCCTGCGGGATCGTCAAAAGCAAACCGGGCAGCCTGGCTCCTGCACTTTGCATATTTGAGTACGTCTACTTTGCTCGTTCTGACTCATTCTTGGAAGGACGAATGATTTACAATGTTCGCCGCCAATGTGGGAAGCAGCTTGCGATAGAAGCTCCAGTAGAGGCCGAGCTCGTGAGCACCGTCCCTGAATCTGCGACACCTGCTGCCATGGGCTATGCACAACAAATGGGAATTCCATACGTGGAAGTTCTGACAAAGAGCCGTTATTCTGGACGGACGTTCATCCAACCAGACGATCGAGCACGGCAACTTGGAGTTCTTCGAAAATTTGGTCCCCTCACTGAAAATTTTTTCGGCAAACGAGTCGTCCTCGTCGATGACTCCATCGTCCGTGGCAATACAATCCGGCCCATCATCTCATTGCTGAAATCGCGAGGTGCTCGAGAGGTTCACATTCGTGTTGCCTCGCCGCCTCTCAAGTTTCCATGCTACATGGGGATCAATATCCCAACGAAGGACGAGCTTATTGCCAACCACATGGAACCAAGCGACCTCTGCCGCTATCTGAGTGCCGACAGTCTTGTTTATCTCTCTCACGAAGGCCTCGTCAGTGCAGTTCAAAAGAAGTTGAGCAAAGATCAGCCCAGCGGTGTTGGCCATTGCAGTGCGTGTCTAACTGGTAAGTATCCAGTTGAATTGCAGTTCTAA
- the LOC134190431 gene encoding acetyl-CoA carboxylase-like → MEDSETSALPRVKSRVSPANTTSDDVVHVATPAEFVRRFGGNRVIERVLIANNGISAVKFMRSIRLWAYEMFGNEKAIRFDVMVTPEDLKANAEYIRMADQYVHVPGGSNNHNYANIDLILDVAKRTGAQAVWAGWGHASENPKLPELLQKHGITFMGPPERAMWALGDKIASTIMAQSADVPTLPWSGSGLIIGNANERLASGKTVEIPEDLYKRGFITSSAAGLKIATDIGFPVMIKASEGGGGKGIRKVQSAQEFQTAFEQVQTEVPGSPIFIMKLATKARHLEVQVLADQHGNAISLFGRDCSVQRRHQKIIEEAPTTVVSQSMFDEMAKAAVRLTKMVGYVSAGTVEYLYVDGEGFYFLEFNPRLQVEHPCTEIIADVNLPAAQFQVAMGIPLHRIKDIRVLYHAGSWNTTPIDFEKPSHKPEPHGHVIAARITAENPDEGFKPSGGTVQELTFRSSKNVWGYFSVSASGGLHEYADSQFGHCFAWGEDREKARMNLVLALNQVSIRGDFRTTVEYLIKLLEADEFISNDISTVWLDKLIAGRVQSEKPDIMVAVVAASLHVADSTFQKRFSQYEHSLARGQVMSAAPLTSGIDVDLIYENMKYVVQVYQCALEGYFVLLNNSWIKLEVHRMSDGGLLFSIAGNSYSTYMKEEVDQYRIIIGGKTCIFGKECDPSILRSPSAGKLIRYLVDDGGHVFAGDAYAEIEVMKAVMSLTVSENGCIHCVKHAGAILDSGTVIAHLELDDPSRIRQAVKFEGQLPFAQHSFLTEGARLHEMFASSHAILENILKGYCVPDPFFNQKLEETSSALMRALLDPNLPLIEMQEILSTLTGRIPVKIERTIQKLLSQYSSNVTSMLCQFPGRQIENMIDTYAQDVGRTENNAFFMNMMGVIKLIQRYREGIRGHMKNVLLSFFKEYLRVESAFNHGNYDVCVARLRDSHKDDMAAVVGFVLSHQQVARKNALIVNLISRYCAHQSAWSDDVLFVLQELASLNNQKNAKVALKARQVMIESSQPSFEVRYNEVESVFLLCLHSPDASDQLQKLIQSESSLFDVLPSFFYHINAGVCRMALEVYVRRAYIAYEMVCLNHGQVDGLPIVEWQFMLPQSHPNRRPQPSRKLKKHSIPQVFSIGDKLSDLPGIPQCERMGVMVACETLEDFEKRFENILCRFRDSLSLPGTPISGTARLPSVEEGKPQDDVDDPRHIINVALKSFQSTETDTLPPTPLLAFIDKWRDYMRTKSLRRISFLLHSRGVCPQYYTFRSSTNFGEDAIYRHMEPALAFQLEINRMSNFDLQVIPSLNPRMHLYLGSAKMPKGQKSTDLRLFIRSIIRHSDFISKEATIEYMVEEGERCLLEALDELEVYCNNPEFKSTDCNHIFLNYVPPFIVPDINKENVIFPIILRHGRRLWNLRVMQAEIKLCLRSVPNGPNIPVRFFITNSSGYNLELHVYQEVEDPLTGELVLRSYGPKTGPMHGQKINAPFVPKDYVEMKRSAAHALQTTYVYDYLNLFQQAVEKQWRKHAKALGQQENIPEQVMSATELVLADQKTLKEVNRSPGQNDVGVVVWKAKMFTPECPNGREILLIANDVTYKIGSFGPQEDQLFNRASEMARSLGIPRIHIAVNSGARIGLAEEVKQLFQVAWVDNADPNKGIKYLYLNPVDFTQLSHSVKAELIEDEGESRYKITDIIGEEEGLGVENLQGSGMIARETSLAYNEIVTLSLVSCRTIGIGAYLVRLGQRIVQVENSNIILTGAGALNKVLGKQVYSSNNQLGGPRIMHYNGVTHLAVGDDLAGVQAIVHWLSYIPAVRNAPLPLLPTSDPVERTVDFMPTKVPYDPRCMLEGRPNPDNSSKWQSGLFDKGSFVETMKPWAQSVICGRARLGGIPVGVIAVETRSVECVVPADPANVDSEAQIVTQAGLVWYPDSAFKTAQAISDFNMEQLPLIIFANWRGFSGGMRDMYQEVLKYGALIVDALRQYKQPVIIYIPPNGELRGGAWVVLDSTINPEMIEMYADKDSRGGVLEPEGTVEVKYKTRDLVKTMDRLDPECRRIGNALGNSGILEADQNTLQHELEQRHKHLEPTYHQVAVQFADLHDTAGRMQDKGVILDILDWRNSRGYLYWRLKRRLLEQEVVKKVIDANSTLSHGQTMSMLKRWFIEQHGVVKNYLWDDNKTVVGWLSQQLSDNAATSVIEQNTKFVKRDHVLKQIKSLVQANPEVAMDSIIHITHHMSPNQRMELARVLSSLDAHPEPVSTLTDSP, encoded by the exons ATGGAGGATTCCGAGACCTCTGCACTACCCAGAGTGAAGTCCAGAGTATCTCCAGCCAACACGACTTCTGATGATGTTGTGCAC GTCGCGACACCAGCTGAGTTTGTGAGACGATTTGGAGGCAATCGAGTCATTGAGAGA GTTCTTATTGCAAACAATGGCATTTCAGCTGTTAAGTTCATGCGTTCGATACGACTATGGGCTTATGAGATGTTTGGTAACGAGAAAGCAATTCGTTTTGATGTCATGGTGACTCCTGAGGATCTCAAG GCGAATGCCGAGTACATTAGAATGGCAGATCAATATGTTCATGTTCCTGGTGGATCGAACAATCACAATTATGCAAATATTGATCTGATCCTTGATGTAGCCAAACGAACAGGAGCTCAA GCTGTTTGGGCTGGATGGGGTCACGCATCAGAGAATCCAAAACTGCCAGAGCTGCTACAGAAACATGGCATTACTTTCATGG GACCACCCGAGAGAGCAATGTGGGCTCTTGGAGACAAAATTGCATCGACAATTATGGCGCAGTCGGCAGATGTACCAACATTGCCATGGAGCGGTTCAG GTTTGATTATTGGCAATGCAAATGAAAGGTTAGCAAGTGGCAAGACAGTGGAAATACCTGAGGACCTCTACAAACGTGGATTCATTACATCTTCTGCAGCTGGTTTAAAG ATAGCGACAGATATCGGCTTTCCAGTCATGATCAAGGCGTCTGAAGGTGGAGGTGGTAAAGGCATCAGGAAGGTACAATCGGCACAAGAATTTCAAACAGCCTTTGAACAG GTTCAAACAGAGGTGCCTGGATCTCCAATTTTTATTATGAAGTTAGCAACAAA GGCACGACATCTTGAAGTCCAAGTGCTCGCTGATCAACACGGAAACGCCATTTCTTTGTTCGGTCGTGACTGCTCTGTTCAACGACGTCACCAGAAGATCATTGAAGAGGCTCCAACTACCGTAGTGTCACAGTCTATGTTTGATGAAATGGCAAAG GCTGCTGTGAGGCTGACAAAAATGGTTGGGTATGTGAGTGCTGGTACAGTGGAATACCTGTACGTGGACGGTGAAGGATTTTACTTTCTGGAATTCAATCCTAGATTGCAG GTGGAACATCCTTGCACCGAGATAATCGCAGACGTTAATTTACCGGCTGCTCAGTTTCAG GTGGCAATGGGCATTCCACTGCATCGCATCAAGGATATCCGTGTGCTGTACCATGCTGGATCATGGAACACAACTCCTATCGACTTCGAAAA ACCCAGTCACAAGCCAGAACCGCACGGTCATGTCATTGCTGCACGAATCACAGCAGAGAATCCAGACGAA GGATTTAAACCTAGTGGTGGTACAGTACAAGAGCTGACGTTTCGAAGCAGTAAGAACGTGTGGGGATACTTCAGTGTCAGTGCATCCGGTGGTCTACACGAGTATGCAGATTCCCAGTTTGGCCACTGCTTTGCGTGGGGTGAAGATCGAGAGAAAGCTCGCAT GAATCTTGTACTCGCTTTGAACCAGGTATCAATCAGAGGTGACTTTCGGACAACAGTTGAATACCTTATCAAACTGCTTGAAGCGGATGAATTTATTTCTAATGATATCAGCACAGTTTGGCTTGATAAACTGATTGCCGGGAGAGTACAA AGTGAGAAACCAGACATTATGGTGGCTGTTGTGGCTGCATCATTGCATGTTGCTGATTCAACGTTTCAGAAACGTTTTAGTCAGTATGAGCACTCACTTGCACG GGGTCAAGTTATGAGTGCAGCCCCTTTGACATCTGGAATAGATGTTGATCTTATTTACGAGAACATGAAGTATGTTGTACAG GTCTATCAGTGTGCTCTTGAAGGATACTTTGTATTGTTAAATAACTCATGGATTAAACTGGAGGTTCACAG GATGTCAGATGGAGGGCTGCTATTCTCTATTGCTGGTAACAGCTATAGTACATATATGAAGGAAGAAGTTGATCA ATACCGAATTATTATTGGTGGGAAAACGTGTATTTTTGGCAAAGAATGTGACCCATCTATTCTCAG ATCTCCGTCAGCTGGAAAACTGATTCGGTATCTTGTGGACGATGGTGGTCATGTGTTTGCTGGTGATGCATATGCTGAGATTGAG GTGATGAAGGCTGTAATGTCTTTGACTGTTTCGGAGAATGGCTG CATTCATTGTGTGAAGCATGCTGGTGCAATCCTGGATTCTGGCACTGTTATTGCACATCTTGAACTAGACGATCCCAGCAGAATCAGACAA GCAGTCAAGTTTGAAGGACAGCTACCATTCGCTCAGCACAGTTTTCTCACTGAAGGCGCTCGACTGCATGAG ATGTTTGCATCTAGTCATGCCATCTTGGAGAATATTTTGAAGGGCTATTGTGTTCCTGATCCATTCTTTAATCAAAAA CTTGAAGAGACATCTAGTGCTCTCATGAGAGCTTTGCTGGACCCAAACTTACCACTCATTGAAATGCAG GAAATTTTATCAACATTGACTGGTCGGATTCCAGTGAAAATTGAACGCACAATCCAGAAGCTGCTGTCTCAGTATTCGAGCAATGTGACATCTATGCTGTGCCAATTTCCTGGAAGACAG atTGAAAACATGATTGACACGTATGCTCAAGATGTGGGCCGTACTGAGAATAATGCTTTTTTCATGAACATGATGGGTGTTATAAAACTGATCCAGAG ATATCGAGAAGGAATTCGTGGTCACATGAAAAATGTCCTTTTGTCGTTTTTTAAAGAATACTTGAGAGTAGAAAGTGCGTTTAATCACG GCAACTatgatgtttgtgttgcaaGACTTCGAGATAGTCACAAAGATGACATGGCTGCTGTTGTCGGGTTTGTTTTGTCTCACCAACAAGTGGCTAGAAAGAATGCACTGATCGTGAATCTTATT AGTCGGTATTGTGCACATCAGAGTGCTTGGTCTGATGATGTGTTGTTCGTTCTGCAAGAGTTGGCCAGTTTGAATAATCAGAAAAATGCAAAAGTGGCATTGAAAGCTCGACAG GTAATGATTGAAAGCAGTCAGCCATCGTTTGAAGTTCGATACAATGAGGTTGAGTCCGTTTTCTTACTATGCCTTCATTCACCAGATGCATCAGACCAACTGCAG AAACTCATCCAGTCAGAATCATCATTGTTTGATGTGCTGCCGAGCTTCTTCTACCACATTAATGCTGGCGTTTGCAGAATGGCATTAGAA GTGTACGTCCGCAGAGCATATATAGCATACGAGATGGTCTGTCTGAATCATGGACAG GTGGATGGATTGCCAATCGTGGAGTGGCAGTTTATGTTGCCACAATCTCATCCTAATAG ACGACCGCAGCCTTCAAGAAAGTTGAAAAAGCATTCAATTCCACAA GTATTCAGCATCGGTGATAAGTTGTCTGACCTGCCAGGAATTCCTCAATGTGAACGAATGGGAGTAATGGTGGCTTGTGAGACTCTAGAAGATTTTGAGAA ACGCTTTGAAAACATTTTATGTCGCTTCAGAGACAGTTTGTCTCTTCCTGGCACTCCAATCAGTGGAACAGCTCGCTTACCTTCAGTCGAGGAAGGAAAACcacaa GATGACGTTGATGACCCCCGACATATTATCAACGTGGCTCTGAAGTCATTTCAGAGCACTGAGACAGACACCTTGCCACCAACACCTTTACTCGCATTTATTGACAAATGG AGAGATTACATGCGAACAAAGAGTTTACGACGAATTTCGTTTTTGCTTCATAGCAGG GGCGTCTGTCCACAGTACTACACTTTCAGATCGTCAACTAAT TTTGGTGAAGACGCCATCTATCGCCACATGGAACCAGCTCTTGCCTTTCAGTTGGAGATAAACAGAATGTCTAACTTTGATCTGCAAGTTATACCCTCTTTGAATCCACGAATGCATTTGTACTTGGGCTCTGCAAAG ATGCCAAAGGGACAAAAGAGCACTGATCTTCGACTCTTTATCCGCTCCATCATCCGTCATTCTGATTTCATCAGCAAG GAGGCCACAATAGAGTACATGGTGGAAGAAGGAGAACGTTGCTTGCTAGAAGCTCTTGACGAGTTAGAAGTTTACTGCAACAATCCAGAA TTCAAGAGCACAGATTGTAACCACATCTTTCTAAACTACGTACCACCGTTCATTGTTCCTGACATAAACAAGGAAA ATGTCATTTTTCCAATTATTTTGCGGCATGGTCGGAGATTATGGAATCTCAGAGTGATGCAAGCTGAAATCAAACTGTGCTTGAG GTCTGTTCCTAATGGACCGAATATTCCAGTTCGCTTCTTTATCACCAATTCATCTGGCTACAATCTTGAGTTGCATGTTTATCAAGAAGTAGAGGATCCCCTGACCGGAGAG CTTGTGCTGAGATCATATGGTCCCAAGACAGGCCCAATGCATGGTCAAAAGATTAATGCACCATTTGTTCCCAAAGACTATGTCGAg ATGAAACGATCGGCTGCCCATGCTTTACAGACGACGTATGTTTATGATTATCTGAACTTGTTTCAGCAGGCTGTTGAGAAACAGTGGAGAAAACATGCCAAGGCATTAGGACAACAAGAGAACATTCCTGAACAAGTG ATGTCTGCAACAGAGCTGGTGCTTGCTGATCAGAAAACACTCAAAGAAGTCAATAGATCACCAGGCCAGAATGAT GTTGGTGTCGTCGTGTGGAAAGCCAAAATGTTTACTCCAGAATGTCCTAATGGCAGAGAG ATCCTCCTTATTGCCAATGATGTTACTTACAAAATAGGTTCGTTTGGACCACAAGAGGACCAGCTTTTCAAT AGAGCATCAGAAATGGCTCGTTCTCTTGGCATACCAAGAATCCACATTGCAGTGAACAGCGGTGCTCGCATAGGACTAGCTGAAGAGGTAAAGCAGCTGTTTCAAGTGGCCTGGGTTGACAACGCCGACCCAAACAAG GGAATCAAGTACCTGTATCTAAACCCAGTGGACTTCACTCAA TTGTCACATAGTGTTAAAGCAGAGCTGATTGAGGATGAGGGAGAGTCTCGTTACAAAATCACCGACATCATTGGTGAAGAGGAAGGTCTTGGTGTTGAGAACTTGCAGGGATCAGGAATGATTGCTAGAGAAACATCTCTAGCATACAACGAGATAGTTACTCTCAGTCTG GTTTCATGTCGAACTATCGGAATTGGTGCGTATCTCGTCCGTTTGGGCCAACGCATTGTTCAAGTCGAGAATTCAAACATTATACTGACCGGTGCCGGGGCATTGAACAAA GTTCTGGGGAAACAAGTCTATTCGTCAAACAACCAGCTTGGTGGACCTCGAATAATGCACTACAATG GTGTCACTCATCTTGCTGTAGGAGACGATCTAGCTGGAGTTCAGGCAATTGTCCATTGGCTCTCTTATATCCCTGCC GTCAGAAATGCTCCATTGCCGTTGTTGCCAACCAGTGACCCAGTTGAGAGAACAGTTGACTTTATGCCGACCAAAGTGCCTTATGATCCACGCTGTATGCTGGAAGGAAGACCAAATCCTG ACAACAGCTCGAAGTGGCAGTCTGGGCTCTTTGACAAGGGAAGTTTCGTTGAAACTATGAAGCCATGGGCACAGTCTGTCATATGTGGCAGAGCAAG ACTGGGAGGCATTCCAGTCGGGGTAATAGCTGTCGAGACGCGTTCGGTCGAATGTGTTGTACCTGCAGATCCAGCCAATGTGGACTCGGAAGCACAG ATTGTAACTCAAGCAGGACTGGTGTGGTACCCTGACTCGGCTTTCAAGACCGCTCAGGCTATATCAGACTTCAACATGGAACAGCTTCCTCTCATTATCTTCGCCAATTGGCGTGGTTTCTCGGGAGGCATGAGAG ATATGTATCAAGAAGTTCTCAAATATGGTGCTCTCATCGTGGATGCACTTCGTCAGTACAAACAGCcagtaattatttatattcCTCCAAATGGTGAGCTTCGAGGTGGAGCATGGGTTGTGTTGGACTCAACGATCAACCCAGAGATGATTGAGATGTATGCTGACAAAGACAGCAG AGGTGGCGTTCTCGAGCCTGAGGGCACAGTAGAAGTGAAGTACAAGACCAGGGATCTCGTGAAAACGATGGATCGATTGGACCCAGAGTGCAGACGTATCGGAAATGCACTCGGAAATTCTG GCATACTCGAAGCCGACCAAAATACTTTACAGCACGAGTTAGAgcaaagacacaaacactTAGAACCAACCTATCATCAA GTTGCAGTACAGTTTGCCGATCTTCATGACACAGCCGGTCGAATGCAAGACAAAGGAGTCATTCTG GACATCTTGGATTGGCGTAACTCTCGTGGGTATTTGTACTGGCGGCTGAAACGACGATTACTCGAACAAGAAGTAGTGAAGAAGGTCATAGACGCTAACAG TACTTTGTCTCACGGTCAAACCATGTCAATGTTGAAACGATGGTTCATTGAACAGCATGGTGTCGTAAAG AATTACCTGTGGGACGACAACAAGACCGTTGTCGGGTGGCTGAGTCAGCAGCTTAGCGACAACGCCGCTACATCTGTCATCGAACAGAACACCAAGTTCGTGAAACGAGATCACGTCCTCAAACAGATCAAAAG CCTCGTTCAAGCTAACCCCGAGGTGGCAATGGATTCTATTATTCACATCACACATCACATGAGCCCCAACCAACGGATGGAGCTCGCTCGTGTGTTGTCTTCGCTCGATGCCCATCCAGAACCGGTATCTACTCTCACAGACTCTCCATAG